Proteins encoded within one genomic window of Rhododendron vialii isolate Sample 1 chromosome 1a, ASM3025357v1:
- the LOC131306571 gene encoding bet1-like SNARE 1-1 isoform X1 — protein MGSRRDHRNNRVALFDGIEEGGIRASSSYASPEIDEHDNDRAMDGLQDRVIMLKRLTGDIHEEVEGHNRMLDHMVRTLQSLSQILAMRWIHQGESCQGLWINSRWYLRPNPAGERFHLSQLLLLFF, from the exons GGATCATCGCAACAATAGAGTTGCACTTTTTGATGGCATTGAGGAGGGTGGTATCAGGGCCTCGTCTTCTTATGCCTCCCCTGAAATTGATGAGCATGACAATGATAGAGCAATGGATGGATTGCAAGATCGAGTCATTATGCTGAAAAGA TTGACAGGTGATATACATGAGGAAGTGGAGGGTCACAATCGTATGCTGGACCATATGGTGCGTACGCTGCAGTCATTAAGCCAAATCCT GGCAATGAGATGGATTCATCAAGGGGAGTCCTGTCAGGGACTATGGATAAATTCAAGATG GTATTTGAGACCAAATCCAGCCGGCGAACGTTTTCACTTGTCGCAgcttttgttgttatttttctga
- the LOC131306571 gene encoding bet1-like SNARE 1-1 isoform X2: MGSRRDHRNNRVALFDGIEEGGIRASSSYASPEIDEHDNDRAMDGLQDRVIMLKRLTGDIHEEVEGHNRMLDHMGNEMDSSRGVLSGTMDKFKMVFETKSSRRTFSLVAAFVVIFLIIYYLTR, encoded by the exons GGATCATCGCAACAATAGAGTTGCACTTTTTGATGGCATTGAGGAGGGTGGTATCAGGGCCTCGTCTTCTTATGCCTCCCCTGAAATTGATGAGCATGACAATGATAGAGCAATGGATGGATTGCAAGATCGAGTCATTATGCTGAAAAGA TTGACAGGTGATATACATGAGGAAGTGGAGGGTCACAATCGTATGCTGGACCATATG GGCAATGAGATGGATTCATCAAGGGGAGTCCTGTCAGGGACTATGGATAAATTCAAGATG GTATTTGAGACCAAATCCAGCCGGCGAACGTTTTCACTTGTCGCAgcttttgttgttatttttctgatcatatacTATCTTACTAGGTGA
- the LOC131306601 gene encoding galacturonokinase isoform X1, translating into MGKVSWPSNAELDEMKKLVAEIAGRCTEDVRVVVSPYRICPLGAHVDHQGGTVSAMTINKGILLGFVPSGDSQLFVQVILHSGQFKGEVRFSVDKILHPIHIVKASDNINESGASKLQQECTWGNYAKGALYALQSRGNVLTQGIIGFVSGSEDLDSSGLSSSAAVGVAYLLAFESANNLDASPTENIEYDRLIENEYLGLKNGILDQSAILLSSYGCLTCMNCKTKEHKLVRLPEFQNLETEKPKAYRILLAFSGLKQALTSNPGYNRRVAECQEAARLLLHATGNEAIEPLLSNVEPAAYETHKSKLEPTLARRAEHYFSENVRVAKGLDAWASGKLEDFGKLISASGLSSIQNYECGCEPLIQLYEILVRAPGVYGARFSGAGFRGCCIAFVDADSANEAASFVRNEYQKLQPKLASQIKSKKAVLICDPGDCAHVI; encoded by the exons ATGGGCAAGGTGTCTTGGCCTTCCAATGCAGAG TTGGATGAAATGAAGAAGTTGGTTGCTGAAATAGCTGGAAGATGTACTGAGGATGTCAGGGTAGTTGTTTCCCCATATAGGATTTGTCCGCTGGGAGCCCATGTTGATCATCAG GGTGGAACTGTTTCAGCTATGACCATCAACAAGGGTATACTTTTAGGATTTGTTCCTTCTGGAGATTCTCAG CTCTTTGTGCAGGTTATACTACATTCAGGACAGTTTAAAGGAGAAGTTAGGTTCAG TGTAGATAAAATTCTGCACCCAATACATATTGTCAAGGCAAGTGACAATATCAACGAAAGTGGTGCATCCAAACTCCAACAAGAATGCACGTGGGGAAATTATGCTAAAGGTGCCCTATATGCTCTACAAAGTAGAGGAAACGTTCTCACCCAG GGAATCATTGGCTTCGTCTCTGGTTCTGAAGATCTTGATAGTTCTGGACTTAGCTCTTCTGCAGCT GTTGGAGTTGCTTACCTTTTAGCTTTTGAGAGTGCCAATAATCTTGACGCGTCTCCCACAGAAAACATTGAGTATGATCG GCTGATTGAAAATGAATATTTAGGTCtgaaaaatggaatactggatcAATCAGCTATACTTCTTTCGAGCTATGGATGTCTGACCTGTATGAACTGTAAG ACCAAAGAACACAAGCTTGTACGTCTGCcagaatttcaaaatcttgaaaCAGAGAAGCCGAAAGCATACAGGATACTATTGGCATTTTCAGGCTTGAAGCAAGCTTTAACAAGTAACCCTGGATACAACCGCCGAGTTGCTGAGTGTCAAGAGGCTGCAAGACTTCTGTTGCA TGCCACTGGGAATGAAGCGATAGAGCCTCTGTTATCCAATG TTGAACCAGCAGCATATGAAACTCACAAG AGCAAATTAGAACCCACTTTAGCTAGAAGAGCAGAGCATTATTTCTCAGAAAATGTGCGGGTGGCAAAAG GACTTGATGCATGGGCTTCTGGCAAGTTAGAAGATTTTGGGAAGCTCATCTCAGCTTCTGGCCTTAGTTCCATCCAAAATTACGAATGTG GTTGTGAGCCATTGATACAGCTGTATGAGATCCTTGTAAGGGCTCCTGGTGTGTATGGAGCACGGTTTAGCGGTGCTGGATTTCGAGGGTGCTGTATTGCATTCGTAGATGCTGATTCTGCAAATGAAGCTGCATCTTTCGTTAGGAATGAATACCAAAAGCTCCAACCCAAGTTGGCAAGccaaatcaaaagcaaaaaagcaGTTCTAATATGCGATCCCGGTGATTGTGCTCATGTAATTTGA
- the LOC131306601 gene encoding galacturonokinase isoform X2 has protein sequence MGKVSWPSNAELDEMKKLVAEIAGRCTEDVRVVVSPYRICPLGAHVDHQGGTVSAMTINKGILLGFVPSGDSQVILHSGQFKGEVRFSVDKILHPIHIVKASDNINESGASKLQQECTWGNYAKGALYALQSRGNVLTQGIIGFVSGSEDLDSSGLSSSAAVGVAYLLAFESANNLDASPTENIEYDRLIENEYLGLKNGILDQSAILLSSYGCLTCMNCKTKEHKLVRLPEFQNLETEKPKAYRILLAFSGLKQALTSNPGYNRRVAECQEAARLLLHATGNEAIEPLLSNVEPAAYETHKSKLEPTLARRAEHYFSENVRVAKGLDAWASGKLEDFGKLISASGLSSIQNYECGCEPLIQLYEILVRAPGVYGARFSGAGFRGCCIAFVDADSANEAASFVRNEYQKLQPKLASQIKSKKAVLICDPGDCAHVI, from the exons ATGGGCAAGGTGTCTTGGCCTTCCAATGCAGAG TTGGATGAAATGAAGAAGTTGGTTGCTGAAATAGCTGGAAGATGTACTGAGGATGTCAGGGTAGTTGTTTCCCCATATAGGATTTGTCCGCTGGGAGCCCATGTTGATCATCAG GGTGGAACTGTTTCAGCTATGACCATCAACAAGGGTATACTTTTAGGATTTGTTCCTTCTGGAGATTCTCAG GTTATACTACATTCAGGACAGTTTAAAGGAGAAGTTAGGTTCAG TGTAGATAAAATTCTGCACCCAATACATATTGTCAAGGCAAGTGACAATATCAACGAAAGTGGTGCATCCAAACTCCAACAAGAATGCACGTGGGGAAATTATGCTAAAGGTGCCCTATATGCTCTACAAAGTAGAGGAAACGTTCTCACCCAG GGAATCATTGGCTTCGTCTCTGGTTCTGAAGATCTTGATAGTTCTGGACTTAGCTCTTCTGCAGCT GTTGGAGTTGCTTACCTTTTAGCTTTTGAGAGTGCCAATAATCTTGACGCGTCTCCCACAGAAAACATTGAGTATGATCG GCTGATTGAAAATGAATATTTAGGTCtgaaaaatggaatactggatcAATCAGCTATACTTCTTTCGAGCTATGGATGTCTGACCTGTATGAACTGTAAG ACCAAAGAACACAAGCTTGTACGTCTGCcagaatttcaaaatcttgaaaCAGAGAAGCCGAAAGCATACAGGATACTATTGGCATTTTCAGGCTTGAAGCAAGCTTTAACAAGTAACCCTGGATACAACCGCCGAGTTGCTGAGTGTCAAGAGGCTGCAAGACTTCTGTTGCA TGCCACTGGGAATGAAGCGATAGAGCCTCTGTTATCCAATG TTGAACCAGCAGCATATGAAACTCACAAG AGCAAATTAGAACCCACTTTAGCTAGAAGAGCAGAGCATTATTTCTCAGAAAATGTGCGGGTGGCAAAAG GACTTGATGCATGGGCTTCTGGCAAGTTAGAAGATTTTGGGAAGCTCATCTCAGCTTCTGGCCTTAGTTCCATCCAAAATTACGAATGTG GTTGTGAGCCATTGATACAGCTGTATGAGATCCTTGTAAGGGCTCCTGGTGTGTATGGAGCACGGTTTAGCGGTGCTGGATTTCGAGGGTGCTGTATTGCATTCGTAGATGCTGATTCTGCAAATGAAGCTGCATCTTTCGTTAGGAATGAATACCAAAAGCTCCAACCCAAGTTGGCAAGccaaatcaaaagcaaaaaagcaGTTCTAATATGCGATCCCGGTGATTGTGCTCATGTAATTTGA